The following proteins are co-located in the Micromonospora viridifaciens genome:
- a CDS encoding MlaE family ABC transporter permease yields the protein MTPLRYLDDLGGQLAFHLRALAWAPRTLRRYRREVIRLLAEVSFGTGALAVFGGTVGVICFLTFFTGTEVGLQGYQALDQIGSSAFTGFVSAYFNTREISPLVAALALSATVGCGFTAQLGAMRISEEVDALEVMGVPSLPFLVTTRMIAGFIAVVPLYVIGLLASYLATRTIAVGYFGQSAGTYDYYFHLFLPPVDVLWSFGKVLVFSVIVVLVHCWYGYTAQGGPAAVGVAVGRAVRTAIVAVNVVDFFLSLAIWGATTTVRIAG from the coding sequence ATGACCCCGCTGCGTTACCTGGACGACCTCGGCGGTCAGCTCGCCTTCCACCTGCGGGCGCTGGCCTGGGCGCCGCGCACCCTGCGCCGCTACCGGCGCGAGGTGATCCGGCTGCTGGCCGAGGTCAGCTTCGGCACCGGCGCGCTCGCCGTGTTCGGCGGCACCGTCGGGGTCATCTGCTTCCTCACCTTCTTCACCGGCACCGAGGTGGGACTCCAGGGCTACCAGGCGCTCGACCAGATCGGCAGCAGCGCCTTCACCGGCTTCGTCTCGGCGTACTTCAACACCCGGGAGATCTCGCCGCTGGTCGCCGCGCTGGCTCTGTCCGCCACCGTCGGCTGCGGGTTCACCGCCCAGCTCGGCGCCATGCGGATCTCCGAGGAGGTCGACGCGCTCGAGGTGATGGGGGTGCCGTCCCTGCCGTTCCTGGTCACCACTCGGATGATCGCCGGCTTCATCGCGGTCGTCCCGCTCTACGTGATCGGCCTGCTCGCCAGCTACCTGGCCACCCGCACCATCGCCGTCGGCTACTTCGGACAGTCCGCCGGCACGTACGACTACTACTTCCACCTCTTCCTGCCACCCGTGGACGTGCTCTGGTCGTTCGGCAAGGTGCTGGTGTTCAGCGTGATCGTGGTGCTGGTGCACTGCTGGTACGGCTACACCGCCCAGGGCGGGCCGGCCGCCGTCGGCGTCGCCGTCGGGCGGGCCGTACGGACCGCCATCGTCGCGGTCAACGTCGTCGACTTCTTCCTGTCCCTGGCCATCTGGGGCGCCACCACCACCGTCCGGATCGCGGGGTGA
- a CDS encoding MCE family protein codes for MRHRILGIVFIAVLTAALTGSVLQYRKAFTPVDRVTLHADRAGLQLLEGADVKVRGVVVGDVRSVRSAGTGAIIGLALDPATTDRIPADVTARLLPKTLFGERYVELVPPPASTAGPIRDGAVIDQDRSRTAVELERVLDQALPLLQSIRPDQLAATLGAIATALEGRGDQLGANLTRLDAYLRQLNPELPTIAEDVRRLAAVLDSYDAALPDLLALLRDVTVTAGTVADQRTQLAAFLADTTDTADTARGFLDRHDDQLIRLGQVSRPVLELFATYAPEYPCLVNGLVTLQPRVEEAFAGGRMRITLEVTRDGGPYEKGRDEPAYAAHDGPNCRHLPDPPVPAPQVPVADGYDYQGPRKPPLLPVGLPAATAGAAPAASPAMGQAGTAEERALVKPLVGGLTGTLPAEVPDIAVLLWGPLLRGAVVNAR; via the coding sequence ATGAGACATCGGATCCTCGGCATCGTCTTCATCGCCGTGCTGACCGCGGCGCTGACCGGCTCCGTCCTGCAGTACCGCAAGGCGTTCACCCCGGTCGACCGGGTCACCCTGCACGCCGACCGCGCCGGCCTGCAACTGCTCGAAGGGGCCGACGTCAAGGTACGCGGCGTCGTGGTCGGCGACGTCCGCTCGGTCCGCAGCGCCGGCACCGGGGCGATCATCGGCCTCGCCCTCGACCCGGCCACCACCGACCGGATCCCCGCCGACGTGACCGCCCGGCTGCTGCCCAAGACCCTCTTCGGCGAGCGGTACGTCGAACTCGTCCCGCCCCCGGCCAGCACCGCCGGACCGATCCGCGACGGCGCGGTCATCGACCAGGACCGCAGCCGCACCGCCGTCGAGCTGGAACGGGTGCTCGACCAGGCGCTACCGCTGCTGCAGTCGATCCGCCCCGACCAGCTCGCCGCCACCCTCGGCGCGATCGCCACCGCCCTGGAGGGACGCGGCGACCAGCTCGGCGCGAACCTGACCCGGCTCGACGCCTACCTGCGGCAGCTCAACCCGGAGCTGCCCACCATCGCCGAGGACGTCCGCCGGCTCGCCGCCGTGCTGGACAGCTACGACGCCGCCCTGCCCGACCTGCTCGCCCTGCTGCGCGACGTCACCGTCACCGCCGGCACGGTCGCCGACCAGCGCACCCAGCTCGCCGCGTTCCTCGCCGACACCACCGACACCGCCGACACCGCCCGGGGCTTCCTCGACCGGCACGACGACCAGCTCATCCGCCTCGGCCAGGTCAGCCGCCCGGTGCTGGAACTGTTCGCCACCTACGCCCCCGAGTACCCCTGCCTGGTCAACGGGCTGGTCACCCTGCAACCCCGGGTCGAGGAGGCCTTCGCCGGCGGCCGGATGCGCATCACCCTGGAGGTCACCCGCGACGGCGGCCCGTACGAGAAGGGCCGCGACGAGCCGGCCTACGCCGCCCACGACGGCCCGAACTGCCGGCACCTGCCCGACCCGCCGGTGCCCGCCCCGCAGGTGCCGGTCGCCGACGGCTACGACTACCAGGGTCCTCGCAAGCCGCCGCTGCTGCCCGTCGGGCTGCCCGCCGCCACCGCGGGCGCCGCCCCGGCGGCCTCCCCGGCCATGGGCCAGGCCGGCACCGCCGAGGAGCGCGCCCTGGTCAAACCCCTCGTCGGCGGGCTCACCGGCACACTCCCAGCCGAGGTACCGGACATCGCGGTGCTGCTGTGGGGACCGCTGCTGCGCGGTGCGGTGGTGAACGCCCGATGA
- a CDS encoding PadR family transcriptional regulator: MTDSPMREPTFLVLTALAETPQHGYAVIEDVLRISDGRVRLRAGTLYAVLDRLRADGLIEVDREEVVQSRLRRYYRLTALGAARLADEVARLRRNADAANRRLRRAGLLPQGGTA, encoded by the coding sequence ATGACTGACAGTCCGATGCGGGAGCCCACATTCCTGGTCCTCACCGCGCTGGCCGAGACGCCCCAGCACGGGTACGCCGTCATCGAGGACGTGCTGCGCATCTCCGACGGCCGGGTCCGGCTGCGCGCCGGCACCCTCTACGCCGTCCTCGACCGGCTACGTGCCGACGGCCTCATCGAGGTCGACCGCGAGGAGGTGGTGCAGTCCCGGCTGCGCCGCTACTACCGGCTCACCGCGCTGGGCGCGGCCCGCCTCGCTGACGAGGTCGCCCGGCTGCGCCGCAACGCCGACGCCGCCAACCGGCGGCTGCGCCGCGCCGGCCTGCTTCCCCAGGGAGGGACCGCGTGA
- a CDS encoding CaiB/BaiF CoA transferase family protein produces MTAPLHGIKVVDLATLFAGPLAAAFLGDFGADVVKVEHPAKPDPSRGHGPAKDGVGLWWKVLGRNKRTVTLNLSDPQGAELLRRLLVDADVLVENFRPGTLERWGLGPDELHAVNPRLVIARISGFGQLGPYAPRPGFGTLAEAMSGFAAATGEPDGPPTLPPFGLADSVTALAAAYAVMLALRGRDLTGRGQVVDLAIIEPIMAMLGPQITWYDQLGYVQPRLGNRSNNNAPRNTYRCADGRWVAVSTSAQSIAERVMRLVGRPDLVDEPWFATGSGRAAHADELDAAVGAWVAQRDRDKVVAAFEAAQAAVAPVYDVRDVLADPQYAALGTVVTVPDEELGEIRMQNVPFRMSASPGEIRHAGRRHGQDTDEVYRDLGLTDDELTALRERGVI; encoded by the coding sequence ATGACCGCCCCCCTGCACGGCATCAAGGTGGTCGACCTGGCCACCCTCTTCGCCGGCCCGCTCGCCGCCGCGTTCCTCGGCGACTTCGGTGCCGACGTGGTCAAGGTCGAGCACCCGGCCAAGCCCGACCCGTCCCGCGGGCACGGCCCGGCCAAGGACGGCGTCGGCCTCTGGTGGAAGGTGCTCGGCCGCAACAAGCGGACCGTCACGCTCAACCTGTCGGACCCGCAGGGCGCCGAGCTGCTGCGCCGGCTGCTCGTCGACGCCGACGTGCTGGTGGAGAACTTCCGCCCCGGCACCCTGGAACGCTGGGGCCTCGGCCCGGACGAGCTGCACGCGGTCAACCCGCGCCTGGTGATCGCCCGGATCAGCGGCTTCGGCCAGCTCGGCCCGTACGCGCCCCGGCCCGGGTTCGGCACCCTCGCCGAGGCGATGAGCGGGTTCGCCGCCGCCACCGGGGAGCCCGACGGGCCGCCCACCCTGCCCCCGTTCGGCCTGGCCGACTCGGTCACGGCGCTCGCCGCCGCGTACGCGGTGATGCTGGCCCTGCGCGGCCGGGACCTGACCGGCCGGGGCCAGGTGGTCGACCTGGCCATCATCGAACCGATCATGGCGATGCTCGGCCCGCAGATCACCTGGTACGACCAGCTCGGCTACGTCCAGCCCCGGCTCGGCAACCGGTCCAACAACAACGCCCCGCGCAACACCTACCGCTGCGCCGACGGCCGCTGGGTGGCCGTCTCCACCAGCGCGCAGAGCATCGCCGAGCGGGTCATGCGCCTCGTCGGCCGCCCCGATCTGGTCGACGAGCCCTGGTTCGCCACCGGCAGCGGCCGGGCCGCGCACGCAGACGAACTCGACGCCGCGGTCGGCGCGTGGGTGGCCCAGCGGGACCGGGACAAGGTGGTGGCCGCGTTCGAGGCGGCCCAGGCGGCCGTCGCCCCCGTCTACGACGTGCGGGACGTCCTCGCCGACCCGCAGTACGCGGCGCTCGGCACCGTGGTCACCGTACCCGACGAGGAACTGGGCGAGATCCGCATGCAGAACGTGCCGTTCCGGATGTCCGCCAGCCCGGGGGAGATCCGGCACGCCGGCCGCCGCCACGGCCAGGACACCGACGAGGTGTACCGGGACCTCGGTCTCACCGACGACGAGCTGACCGCGCTGCGCGAACGCGGGGTGATTTGA
- a CDS encoding MlaE family ABC transporter permease: MSGPVTAVRGTGEFFAFCLDTLRGLGRRPVQVREFVQQAWFISSVSILPAALVSIPFGAVIALQLGSLVRQLGAQSFTGAASVLAVVREAGPIVTALIIAGAGGSAICADLGARKIREELDAMQVLGIDPIHRLVVPRVLASMLVAVLLNGLVSVVGVTGGYLFNVVLQGGTPGAYVASFQALGQLPDLLVGEVKALLFGAAAALVASYKGMTAKGGPKGVGDAVNQSVVITFMLLFALNFLVTAVYFQVVPQKGS, translated from the coding sequence ATGAGCGGCCCCGTGACCGCCGTACGCGGCACCGGCGAGTTCTTCGCGTTCTGCCTGGACACGCTGCGCGGCCTCGGCCGCCGGCCGGTGCAGGTCCGGGAGTTCGTGCAGCAGGCCTGGTTCATCAGCTCGGTGTCGATCCTGCCCGCCGCGCTGGTGTCGATCCCGTTCGGCGCGGTCATCGCCCTCCAGCTCGGCTCGCTGGTCCGCCAGCTCGGCGCGCAGTCGTTCACCGGCGCCGCGTCGGTGCTCGCCGTGGTCCGCGAGGCCGGCCCGATCGTGACCGCCCTGATCATCGCCGGCGCGGGCGGCTCGGCGATCTGCGCCGACCTGGGCGCTCGGAAGATCCGCGAGGAGCTGGACGCCATGCAGGTGCTCGGGATCGACCCGATCCACCGCCTGGTGGTGCCCCGGGTGCTCGCCTCGATGCTGGTCGCCGTCCTGCTCAACGGGCTGGTCAGCGTCGTCGGCGTGACCGGCGGCTACCTGTTCAACGTGGTCCTGCAGGGCGGCACGCCGGGGGCGTACGTGGCCAGCTTCCAGGCCCTCGGGCAACTGCCCGACCTGCTCGTCGGCGAGGTGAAGGCGCTGCTGTTCGGGGCCGCCGCGGCACTGGTCGCCTCGTACAAGGGGATGACCGCCAAGGGCGGACCGAAGGGCGTCGGCGACGCGGTCAACCAGAGCGTCGTCATCACCTTCATGCTGCTGTTCGCGCTGAACTTCCTCGTCACGGCCGTGTACTTCCAGGTCGTACCGCAGAAGGGAAGCTGA
- a CDS encoding SUMF1/EgtB/PvdO family nonheme iron enzyme, with the protein MSFNPYVPRPIDRPTEVPLGTDADLTTLDEAKIFAAPDDPADWPAWRAQLTRWRADARGRLGYTGRHYDEIAGDCFTVCLAWLWDETLYDHDRGVFTVEAFLDAARRDFGGFDGIVLWHAYPVIGLDERNQFDWYRDVPELPDVVRAFQAQGVRVFVDYNPWDTGTRREPGTDAEEIAALAAHLGVDGVFLDTLKEGAGELRKTLDAVRPGLVLEGESRVPLARIADHAMSWAQWFADSEVPGVLRAKWFERRHILHHTRRWHRDHLDELHSAWLNGCGVLVWESVFGVWVGWNDRDKAVLRAMRRVQASHAAWLRAEDWVPLADHPGAGQVHASRWTHDGCPLWTVANRGGDHDGAWLVTDARPGRFVDLVTGTELTVTDLADGRVAVGGPLPAGAIAAVIATEAPVARHEPSTGDPSFPARAAVRTRTPWAPLAALPDSMVTVEGGRYDLTVHHRVRETGLYGEAPYVDEWKPLPPRLHHTGTLHRTVRLGRFAIDTHEVTHGQYARFLAATGYRPARPERFTAGQGPAEAPVTGVDLADARAYAEWAGLRLPTEDEWQVAAEAGLLVRREPLVWNLTESEHSDGRTRFVILKGGCAYRAEGSDWYLDGGPQPADISVKLLLTGAGLTRSTSIGFRCAADLPGEGR; encoded by the coding sequence GTGAGCTTCAACCCGTACGTGCCCCGGCCGATCGACCGGCCGACCGAGGTGCCGCTCGGCACGGACGCCGACCTGACCACCCTCGACGAGGCGAAGATCTTCGCCGCCCCCGACGACCCCGCCGACTGGCCCGCCTGGCGTGCGCAGCTCACCCGCTGGCGGGCCGACGCGCGCGGCCGGCTCGGCTACACCGGCCGGCACTACGACGAGATCGCCGGGGACTGCTTCACCGTCTGCCTCGCCTGGCTGTGGGACGAGACCCTGTACGACCACGACCGGGGCGTGTTCACCGTCGAGGCGTTCCTCGACGCGGCGCGGCGCGACTTCGGCGGCTTCGACGGGATCGTGCTCTGGCACGCGTACCCGGTGATCGGCCTGGACGAGCGCAACCAGTTCGACTGGTACCGCGACGTGCCCGAGCTGCCCGACGTGGTGCGCGCCTTCCAGGCGCAGGGCGTCCGGGTCTTCGTCGACTACAACCCGTGGGACACCGGCACCCGCCGGGAGCCCGGCACCGACGCCGAGGAGATCGCCGCGCTGGCCGCCCACCTCGGCGTCGACGGGGTCTTCCTGGACACCCTCAAGGAGGGCGCCGGCGAGCTGCGCAAGACCCTGGACGCCGTCCGCCCCGGCCTGGTCCTCGAGGGCGAGAGCCGGGTGCCGCTCGCCCGCATCGCCGACCACGCCATGTCCTGGGCCCAGTGGTTCGCCGACTCGGAAGTGCCCGGCGTGCTGCGGGCCAAGTGGTTCGAACGCCGGCACATCCTGCACCACACCCGCCGGTGGCACCGTGACCACCTCGACGAGCTGCACTCCGCCTGGCTGAACGGCTGCGGGGTGCTGGTCTGGGAGAGCGTCTTCGGCGTCTGGGTCGGCTGGAACGACCGGGACAAGGCGGTGCTGCGCGCCATGCGCCGGGTCCAGGCCAGCCATGCCGCCTGGTTGCGCGCCGAGGACTGGGTTCCGCTCGCCGACCACCCCGGCGCCGGTCAGGTGCACGCGTCCCGCTGGACCCACGACGGCTGTCCGCTGTGGACGGTGGCCAATCGCGGCGGCGACCACGACGGCGCCTGGCTGGTCACCGACGCCCGCCCGGGGCGCTTCGTCGACCTGGTCACCGGCACCGAGCTGACCGTCACCGACCTTGCGGACGGGCGGGTCGCCGTCGGGGGGCCGCTGCCGGCCGGGGCGATCGCCGCCGTGATCGCCACCGAGGCCCCCGTGGCTCGGCACGAACCGTCGACCGGCGACCCCTCCTTCCCGGCCCGCGCCGCCGTCCGCACCCGCACCCCGTGGGCGCCCCTCGCCGCCCTGCCCGACAGCATGGTCACCGTCGAGGGCGGCCGGTACGACCTGACCGTCCACCACCGGGTGCGGGAGACCGGCCTGTACGGCGAGGCCCCCTACGTCGACGAGTGGAAGCCGCTGCCGCCGCGGCTGCACCACACCGGCACCCTGCACCGCACCGTCCGGCTCGGCCGCTTCGCCATCGACACCCACGAGGTCACCCACGGCCAGTACGCGCGCTTCCTCGCCGCCACCGGCTACCGGCCGGCGCGACCGGAACGGTTCACCGCCGGGCAGGGGCCCGCCGAGGCCCCGGTCACCGGCGTCGACCTCGCCGATGCCCGCGCGTACGCCGAGTGGGCCGGGCTGCGGCTGCCCACCGAGGACGAGTGGCAGGTGGCCGCCGAGGCGGGACTGCTCGTCCGGCGCGAGCCTCTCGTGTGGAACCTGACCGAAAGTGAACACTCCGACGGGCGTACCCGCTTCGTCATCCTCAAGGGCGGGTGCGCGTACCGGGCGGAGGGCTCCGACTGGTACCTCGACGGCGGCCCGCAGCCCGCGGACATCTCGGTGAAGCTGCTGCTCACCGGCGCCGGCCTCACCCGCTCCACCTCGATCGGCTTCCGCTGCGCCGCCGACCTGCCCGGGGAGGGGCGATGA
- a CDS encoding MarR family winged helix-turn-helix transcriptional regulator — protein sequence MHPPVPGSETGAVEALMAASRAFVGLAARSLADLDAEVTLPQFRALVVLAAQGPQRAADISAELQVAPSTGTRMCDRLIRKGLVRRTRSSSDRRVVLLRLTPAGLALVQEVIRRRRTELSRIVAATSAYWQPAVTEALTAFAAAAGEVPEQEWWLGFAAPESPAEAGTDCPGQPPGRDACTVQ from the coding sequence ATGCACCCACCCGTTCCGGGCAGCGAGACGGGCGCCGTCGAGGCGCTGATGGCAGCCAGTCGGGCCTTCGTCGGCCTCGCCGCCCGGTCGCTGGCCGACCTCGACGCCGAGGTCACCCTGCCGCAGTTCCGGGCGCTCGTCGTGCTGGCCGCCCAGGGACCGCAGCGCGCCGCGGACATCTCCGCCGAGCTCCAGGTGGCACCGTCGACCGGCACCCGGATGTGCGACCGCCTGATCCGCAAGGGCCTGGTCCGCCGGACCCGCTCCAGCAGCGACCGGCGAGTCGTGCTCCTGCGGCTCACCCCCGCCGGGCTGGCCCTGGTGCAGGAGGTGATCCGCCGTCGGCGTACGGAGCTGTCCCGGATCGTGGCCGCCACCTCGGCGTACTGGCAGCCGGCGGTGACCGAGGCGCTCACCGCGTTCGCCGCCGCGGCAGGCGAAGTGCCCGAACAGGAGTGGTGGCTCGGCTTCGCCGCACCGGAGAGCCCGGCGGAGGCCGGGACTGATTGCCCAGGTCAACCCCCTGGCCGCGATGCTTGCACAGTGCAATGA
- a CDS encoding ABC transporter ATP-binding protein — protein MGVEVAVRGLTKSFGGQPVWSDVTLTLPAGEISVLLGPSGTGKSVFLKTLVGLLRPDRGDIWIEGQNLPRLSERALYEVRKLFGVLFQDGALFGSMNIYDNVAFPLREHTRKSESQIRAVVNEKLEMVGLVGAEKKLPGEISGGMRKRAGLARALVLDPQIILFDEPDSGLDPVRTAYLNQLIIDLNQRTEATFLIVTHDINTARTVPDNIGLIYHGHLAMFGPREMLLSSTEPVVRQFLNAQRIGPIGMAEEKDAEELEAEAQAGVELPPLPPIPLQLPPSDGLPRRAERPPGQWCREHGVTPPPGSFDGRWVEARPTVDLGPHLATDDRHRREVTG, from the coding sequence ATGGGCGTCGAGGTGGCCGTGCGGGGGCTGACGAAGTCCTTCGGTGGCCAGCCCGTCTGGTCGGACGTCACCCTGACCCTGCCGGCGGGCGAGATATCCGTCCTGCTGGGACCGTCCGGTACGGGCAAGTCGGTCTTCCTCAAGACGCTGGTCGGCCTGCTGCGGCCGGACCGGGGCGACATCTGGATCGAGGGGCAGAACCTGCCCCGACTGTCGGAACGGGCGCTGTACGAGGTGCGCAAGCTGTTCGGCGTGCTGTTCCAGGACGGTGCCCTGTTCGGCTCCATGAACATCTACGACAACGTGGCGTTCCCGTTGCGCGAGCACACGCGCAAGTCCGAGTCGCAGATCCGCGCCGTGGTCAACGAGAAGCTCGAGATGGTGGGCCTGGTCGGCGCCGAGAAGAAGCTCCCCGGCGAGATCTCCGGTGGCATGCGCAAGCGCGCCGGCCTGGCCCGGGCGCTGGTGCTCGACCCGCAGATCATCCTCTTCGACGAGCCGGACTCCGGGCTGGACCCGGTCCGCACCGCCTACCTCAACCAGCTCATCATCGACCTCAACCAGCGCACCGAGGCGACGTTCCTGATCGTCACCCACGACATCAACACCGCCAGGACGGTGCCGGACAACATCGGCCTGATCTACCACGGCCACCTGGCCATGTTCGGCCCCCGGGAGATGCTGCTGTCCAGCACCGAGCCGGTCGTCCGGCAGTTCCTCAACGCCCAACGGATCGGCCCGATCGGCATGGCCGAGGAGAAGGACGCCGAGGAACTAGAGGCCGAGGCGCAGGCCGGAGTGGAACTGCCGCCGCTGCCGCCCATCCCGCTGCAACTGCCCCCGTCCGACGGACTGCCCCGGCGGGCCGAGCGGCCACCCGGCCAGTGGTGCCGCGAGCACGGCGTCACCCCGCCTCCCGGATCCTTCGACGGCCGCTGGGTCGAGGCGCGACCCACCGTCGACCTGGGCCCGCACCTCGCCACCGACGACCGTCACCGGCGGGAGGTGACGGGATGA
- a CDS encoding HpcH/HpaI aldolase/citrate lyase family protein: MLLTWLYVPGDRPDRFAKAVASGADAVILDLEDAVVAGRKAYARDAVAEFLADPQPLPVQVRVNELTGPDVDADLAAVAGKPGLAGLRLPKVESAATVAAVAARVDTPLHPLIESAVGLESAYAIAAAHPAVASLGLGEADLRSDLGVVDDTGLLWARGRIVVAARAAGLPPPAMSVYANLTDLDGLAASCAAGRRLGFLGRAAIHPRQLPVIADAFRPGDREVARARELLAAVAEAQTRDSGTVVLPDGRFADRAMVDAARQVVDLAARYAA; encoded by the coding sequence TTGCTGCTCACCTGGCTCTACGTGCCGGGCGACCGGCCGGACCGGTTCGCCAAGGCGGTCGCCTCCGGCGCCGACGCGGTCATCCTCGACCTGGAGGACGCCGTCGTCGCCGGCCGCAAGGCGTACGCCCGGGACGCGGTCGCCGAGTTCCTCGCCGATCCGCAGCCGCTGCCGGTCCAGGTGCGGGTCAACGAGCTGACCGGCCCGGACGTCGACGCCGACCTGGCCGCCGTTGCCGGGAAGCCGGGGCTGGCCGGGCTGCGACTGCCCAAGGTGGAGTCCGCGGCGACCGTCGCCGCCGTGGCCGCCCGGGTCGACACCCCGCTGCACCCGCTGATCGAGTCCGCCGTCGGGCTGGAATCCGCGTACGCGATCGCCGCCGCCCACCCGGCGGTGGCCTCGCTCGGGCTCGGCGAGGCCGACCTGCGCTCCGACCTCGGCGTCGTCGACGACACCGGCCTGCTCTGGGCCCGCGGCCGGATCGTCGTCGCGGCCCGCGCCGCCGGCCTGCCGCCACCGGCCATGTCGGTGTACGCGAACCTCACCGACCTCGACGGGCTGGCCGCCTCCTGCGCGGCCGGCCGGCGGCTCGGCTTCCTCGGCCGGGCGGCCATCCACCCGCGCCAACTGCCGGTGATCGCCGACGCGTTCCGCCCCGGCGACCGCGAGGTGGCCCGGGCCCGGGAACTGCTCGCCGCGGTCGCCGAGGCGCAGACCCGCGACTCCGGCACGGTGGTGCTGCCCGACGGGCGGTTCGCCGACCGGGCGATGGTGGACGCGGCCCGCCAGGTCGTCGACCTCGCCGCCCGCTACGCCGCCTGA
- the shbA gene encoding RNA polymerase sigma factor ShbA — translation MTLSVSPELVRRAVHGDRAAMAELLTDVRPGLVRYCRGRLGRVGGAYTTADDVAQEVCLAVLRALPRYQEQGVPFAAFVYRIAARKVADAQRAAIRDSAVTPTDAPPEQPDGAPGPEARAVSTDLARRLSALLNRLPDGQREIVLLRVAVGLSAEEVGTIVGMSAAAVRMAQSRALARLRNLAGDALNEVAA, via the coding sequence ATGACCCTCTCAGTCAGTCCAGAGCTGGTCCGTCGGGCCGTCCACGGTGACCGGGCCGCGATGGCGGAGTTGCTCACCGACGTACGCCCGGGTTTGGTCCGCTACTGCCGCGGACGGCTCGGCCGCGTCGGCGGTGCGTACACCACGGCCGACGACGTCGCCCAGGAGGTGTGCCTGGCGGTTCTGCGGGCCCTGCCCCGGTACCAGGAGCAGGGAGTCCCGTTCGCCGCGTTCGTGTACCGCATCGCCGCGCGCAAGGTGGCCGACGCCCAGCGCGCCGCCATCCGGGATTCCGCCGTCACCCCGACCGACGCGCCGCCGGAGCAGCCCGACGGGGCGCCCGGGCCGGAGGCGCGGGCGGTCTCGACCGACCTCGCGCGCCGGCTGTCGGCGCTCCTGAACCGGCTGCCCGACGGGCAGCGGGAGATCGTCCTGCTGCGGGTCGCGGTGGGACTGTCGGCCGAAGAGGTGGGGACGATCGTCGGGATGTCCGCCGCAGCGGTGCGGATGGCCCAGTCCCGGGCGCTGGCCCGGCTCCGTAACCTTGCCGGCGACGCGTTGAACGAGGTGGCGGCATGA
- a CDS encoding SPFH domain-containing protein, whose product MAVAAVVAAIIVVAIVLLFLSLSVRLVQQYQRGVVFRFGRVLEQIRQPGLHLIIPVADRMVRVSMQTTVIGVPAQGVITRDNVTLTVDAVVYYRVVDPVKALVNVRDYPAAVLQVAQTALRSVIGKADLDTLLRDRDKINAELKAVIDAPTEKPWGLLIERVEVKDVSLPEGMKRSMSRQAEAERERRARVIAADGEFQASRRLADASRAMANTPGAYQLRLLQTVVDVAAEKNSTLVMPFPVELLQFFQEYGRRAREQAAPGGPGATEQAQALGPTTERVAAAAEGDGHRPQ is encoded by the coding sequence ATGGCAGTCGCCGCCGTCGTCGCAGCGATCATCGTCGTCGCGATCGTGCTGCTGTTCTTGTCGCTGAGCGTGCGGTTGGTGCAGCAGTACCAACGCGGTGTGGTGTTCCGCTTCGGCCGGGTGCTGGAGCAGATCCGGCAACCCGGTCTCCACCTGATCATCCCGGTGGCGGACCGGATGGTGCGGGTCAGCATGCAGACCACCGTGATCGGGGTACCCGCGCAGGGCGTCATCACCCGCGACAACGTCACGCTCACCGTCGACGCGGTCGTCTACTACCGGGTGGTCGACCCGGTGAAGGCGCTGGTCAACGTGCGGGACTACCCGGCGGCGGTGCTCCAGGTGGCGCAGACCGCGCTGCGATCGGTGATCGGCAAGGCCGACCTCGACACCCTGCTCCGCGACCGCGACAAGATCAACGCCGAGTTGAAGGCCGTCATCGACGCGCCCACCGAGAAGCCGTGGGGCCTGCTCATCGAGCGGGTCGAGGTCAAGGACGTGTCGCTGCCCGAGGGGATGAAGCGGTCGATGTCCCGCCAGGCCGAGGCGGAGCGGGAACGGCGGGCGCGGGTGATCGCCGCCGACGGTGAGTTCCAGGCGTCCCGCCGGCTCGCCGACGCCTCGCGCGCGATGGCGAACACGCCCGGGGCGTACCAGCTGCGGTTGCTGCAGACCGTGGTCGACGTGGCGGCGGAGAAGAACAGCACCCTGGTCATGCCGTTCCCGGTGGAGCTGCTGCAGTTCTTCCAGGAGTACGGCCGGCGGGCCCGCGAGCAGGCGGCACCCGGCGGACCGGGGGCCACCGAACAGGCCCAGGCGCTCGGCCCGACCACCGAGCGCGTCGCCGCGGCCGCCGAGGGCGACGGCCACCGGCCGCAGTGA